A region from the Schistocerca serialis cubense isolate TAMUIC-IGC-003099 chromosome 1, iqSchSeri2.2, whole genome shotgun sequence genome encodes:
- the LOC126485537 gene encoding uncharacterized protein LOC126485537 produces MLTANPLVLLLPLLLAASCFAQDQTAQLPQGRTTLGDGTCSLQAATITCVCRPGQEALDLTAPFMEGSGAAEVLQVSSCPSVTFAFPPLQNLHTLRVAHTARATFQEKASPLLRHLALVNISEVELQGSTFQGAALETVLLDGVRISVVRSGAFAGLSKIQNVTFRDVRFNAVLEGAVELQMVGNSELTILRSELLSVMTSGIVVKGVTNFTMHESRLTTKGDDGLQLDAAGAVSVSDSQLQSGGAIKLAVPSGATFRFVNNVCKNSSLLEVGQQLLQSGVALDVTNNTFQCACDPALDAVLRLPAAAALLDNNRCDESLCGQPVPMRVLASCRSPSEKQAACQAALPAAAATPGAASAPPSTTHLTVSTTPAVTLSPRAAKPLSPGGNNTAAAIAVSVTAALLTVPAAAALAL; encoded by the exons ATGTTGACCGCCAAcccgctggtgctgctgctgccgctgttgcTGGCGGCTTCGTGCTTCGCCCAGGACCAGACGGCGCAGCTGCCGCAGGGGCGAACCACCCTGGGCGATGGCACCTGCTCGCTCCAGGCTGCTACCATCACCTGCGTCTGCCGCCCCGGCCAAGAG GCGCTGGACCTGACGGCTCCCTTCATGGAAGGCAGCGGTGCGGCCGAAGTTCTGCAGGTGAGCAGCTGCCCGTCAGTGACGTTCGCCTTCCCGCCGCTGCAGAATCTGCACACGCTGCGGGTCGCGCACACCGCCAGAGCCACGTTCCAGGAGAAGGCGTCGCCCCTGCTGCGCCATCTAGCGCTCGTGAACATCTCGGAGGTGGAGCTCCAGGGCTCCACCTTCCAGGGTGCCGCTCTGGAGACGGTGCTCCTCGATGGTGTTCGTATCAGCGTTGTTCGCAGTGGGGCTTTCGCCGGCCTCAGCAAAATCCAGAACGTCACATTCAGAGACGTACGCTTCAACGcagtactagagggtgctgtcgaACTCCAGATGGTCGGCAACTCCGAGCTCACTATCCTGAGAAGTGAA TTGCTGAGCGTTATGACATCCGGCATCGTTGTGAAAGGCGTGACGAACTTCACAATGCACGAGTCTAGACTGACGACAAAGGGAGACGACGGTCTGCAGTTGGACGCCGCTGGCGCCGTATCCGTCTCGGACAGCCAGCTGCAGTCGGGGGGCGCAATCAAGCTCGCCGTGCCGTCCGGCGCCACCTTCAGGTTCGTCAACAACGTCTGCAAGAACTCGTCCTTGCTGGAAGTGGGTCAGCAGCTTCTGCAGTCCGGTGTCGCTTTGGACGTGACGAACAACACGTTCCAGTGCGCCTGCGACCCTGCGCTCGACGCCGTGCTCCGCCTGCCCGCGGCCGCCGCGCTGCTCGACAACAACCGGTGCGACGAGAGTCTGTGCGGCCAGCCGGTGCCGATGCGCGTCCTCGCCAGCTGCCGCAGCCCGAGCGAGAAGCAGGCCGCCTGCCAGGCCGCGCTCCCAGCCGCCGCCGCCACTCCCGGTGCAGCCTCCGCACCGCCCTCCACCACTCACCTTACAGTGTCGACCACGCCCGCCGTCACCTTGTCGCCGAGGGCGGCCAAGCCGCTCAGCCCCGGAGGCAACAACACAGCCGCCGCCATCGCCGTCTCCGTGACCGCCGCACTCCTGACCGTGCCTGCTGCCGCGGCCCTCGCTCTGTAG